From Pempheris klunzingeri isolate RE-2024b chromosome 16, fPemKlu1.hap1, whole genome shotgun sequence, a single genomic window includes:
- the lipea gene encoding lipase, hormone-sensitive a, translated as MRLASDMDYKVVFAALETVCEDNISVMCGPSDLPYGAVAKRLVTCMKRIQEHGRALEPVVASFTTVFHHYDFDAQTPGNGYRTLVKVLLSCLLHIIHKGRYIASNYNGAFFRADHNASEMEAYCSALCQLRALLHLAQQLINDNDYGQLYSLQDGDLTNKFVQEYSSMHKACFYGRCLGFQFSPTLRPFLQTVVISMVSYGETYGKQQSGLGTAALSLLTSGKYVIDPELRGAEFERITQNLDMQFWKSFWNLTESGLITGFNRIASSPVQMNFTLTLPPVTLRLQLASDPNLTTTVSPPIAHWGPGPVHMRLISYELRDGQDSEELLAFSRTDPPPITASHLPWVQKQPRSPWLLIHFHGGGFVAQTSRSHENYLRGWSKELSVPILSVDYSLSPEAPFPRALEECFYAYCWALNNCHLLGSTAERVCLAGDSAGGNLCITVSMKAMSSGIRVPDGIMAAYPATLLTTDASPSRLLTLIDPLLPLGVLAKCLNAYAGVDYQAVQPAVGSSSLSSLGRETAVLLGDLTQGASNWIQSFLDPMRTSAGPRSLPSVSRRSQSNEAPGTPTHSSTANCGSHMNYPDGFEPLRSECVAFIRPTSCPIIRNPFVSPLLAPNDLLRGLPPVHIVASALDALLDDSVMFAKKLRDMGQPVSLTVMEDLPHGFLSLSQLTKETEVASEVCVEQMKKIFKQENPTPTLRKRPKLEETYQSASPSG; from the exons ATGAGGCTCG CCTCAGACATGGATTACAAGGTTGTGTTTGCAGCCTTGGAGACCGTATGTGAGGACAACATTTCTGTTATGTGTGGGCCTTCTGATTTGCCGTATGGCGCTGTTGCCAAGCGCCTGGTCACATGTATGAAACGGATTCAGGAGCACGGCCGAGCCCTGGAGCCTGTGGTCGCCAGCTTCACCACCGTCTTCCACCATTATGACTTTGACGCACAAACACCAGGGAATGGCTACCGCACACTGGTCAAG GTCTTGCTTTCCTGCCTTTTGCACATCATTCACAAAGGCCGTTACATCGCCTCTAATTACAATGGTGCCTTCTTCCGGGCGGACCACAATGCCTCTGAGATGGAAGCGTACTGCAGCGCTCTGTGTCAGCTGAGGGCCCTGCTCCACCTCGCCCAGCAGCTGATCAACGACAACGACTACGGCCAGCTGTACTCCTTGCAGGACGGGGACCTGACCAACAAGTTTGTGCAGGAGTACAGCTCCATGCACAAAGCCTGTTTCTATGGCCGCTGTCTGGGCTTCCAG TTCTCACCAACTCTACGTCCATTCCTTCAGACTGTTGTCATAAGCATGGTTTCATATGGAGAGACGTACGGTAAACAGCAGTCTGGCTTAG GTACGGCAGCCCTTTCCCTGCTCACATCAGGGAAGTACGTCATTGATCCAGAGTTGCGGGGCGCTGAGTTTGAACGTATTACCCAGAACCTGGACATGCAGTTCTGGAAGTCCTTCTGGAACCTCACAGAGTCCGGCCTGATAACA gGCTTCAACAGAATAGCTTCTAGCCCAGTGCAGATGAACTTCACCCTGACTTTGCCTCCTGTCACTTTACGCCTCCAACTGGCCTCTGACCCCAATCTAACGACGACCGTGTCACCTCCAATAGCACACTGGGGCCCCGGGCCAGTCCACATGCGCCTCATCTCCTATGAGCTACGAGACGGACAG GACAGTGAAGAGCTGCTAGCCTTTTCTCGAACCGATCCTCCCCCCATCACTGCGTCCCATCTCCCCTGGGTACAGAAGCAACCTCGCTCCCCCTGGCTGCTCATCCACTTCCACGGAGGGGGCTTCGTAGCCCAGACTTCCAGATCCCATGAG AATTATCTTCGAGGTTGGTCGAAGGAGTTGAGCGTACCTATTCTCTCCGTGGACTACTCTCTGTCACCTGAAGCGCCCTTCCCCAGAGCTCTGGAGGAATGTTTCTATGCCTACTGCTGGGCTCTGAACAACTGTCACCTGCTGG gCTCCACAGCAGAGCGGGTTTGTCTGGCAGGTGACAGCGCCGGAGGAAACCTCTGCATCACTGTGTCCATGAAGGCCATGTCCAGCGGCATCCGAGTCCCCGACGGCATCATGGCTGCCTACCCCGCCACCCTGCTCACCACTGACGCCTCGCCCTCCCGCCTGCTCACGCTCATCGACCCATTGTTGCCTCTAGGTGTTCTCGCCAAATGCCTCAATGCTTATGCAG GTGTAGACTATCAGGCAGTGCAGCCTGCAGTGGGAAGCAGCAGTCTGAGCTCTCTGGGTAGAGAGACGGCCGTGCTGCTCGGTGATCTCACACAGGGAGCCTCCAACTGGATCCAGTCCTTTCTGGACCCCATGCGGACTTCAGCTGGACCACGTTCACTGCCATCAGTGTCGAGGAGGTCCCAGAGCAACGAGGCTCCCGGGACGCCCACTCACTCCTCCACGGCAAACTGCGGAAGTCACATGAATTACCCAGATGGCTTTGAGCCCCTGCGCTCTGAGTGCGTGGCTTTTATTCGGCCGACTTCCTGCCCCATTATCAGGAACCCGTTTGTGTCGCCCCTGCTGGCCCCAAACGACCTGCTGAGAGGCCTGCCGCCTGTGCACATAGTG GCCTCTGCTCTGGATGCCTTGCTGGATGACTCAGTGATGTTTGCCAAGAAGCTGCGAGACATGGGCCAGCCCGTGAGTCTGACGGTGATGGAGGACCTGCCTCATGGCTTTCTCAGCCTATCACAGCTCACCAAGGAGACAGAGGTCGCCTCAGAAGTCTGTGTGGAGCAAATGAAGAAGATATTTAAGCAAGAAAACCCGACACCTACTCTTCGCAAACGGCCAAAGCTGGAGGAGACTTATCAGAGCGCCAGCCCTTCTGGCTGA
- the LOC139215183 gene encoding probable ATP-dependent RNA helicase ddx6 produces MATARTENVGPVVMGLNKQNGQLRGQTKPAAVQPAPITQGKAVGAPQIAGGASQDGGGIKFGDDWKKSLKLPPKDNRVKTSDVTSTKGNEFEDYCLKRELLMGIFEMGWEKPSPIQEESIPIALSGRDILARAKNGTGKSGAYLIPLLERIDLKKDHIQALVMVPTRELALQVSQISIQISKHLGGVKIMATTGGTNLRDDIMRLDETVHVVIATPGRILDLIKKGVAKVDKVQMMVMDEADKLLSQDFVVLIEDIISFLAKNRQILLYSATFPISVQKFMAKHLQKPYEINLMEELTLKGITQYYAYVTERQKVHCLNTLFSRLQINQSIIFCNSTQRVELLAKKITQLGYSCFYIHAKMMQEYRNRVFHDFRNGLCRNLVCTDLFTRGIDIQAVNVVINFDFPKNAETYLHRIGRSGRFGHLGLAINLITSEDRFNLKAIEDQLVTDIKPIPSSIDKSLYVAEFHSSGGDCDVEEIEEKPGRQQDST; encoded by the exons atggcAACCGCCAGAACAGAAAATGTTGGCCCAGTCGTCATGGGACTGAACAAGCAGAACGGGCAGCTCAGAGGACAGACCAAACCAGCTGCGGTCCAGCCAGCACCCATAACTCAAGGAAAGGCTGTAGGAGCGCCCCAGATAGCAGGCGGTGCCTCTCAGGACGGAGGAGGTATCAAGTTTGGAGATGACTGGAAGAAGAGCCTGAAGCTCCCTCCCAAAGACAACAGGGTCAAAACCTCA GATGTGACGTCCACTAAGGGGAATGAATTTGAAGATTACTGTCTCAAAAGAGAACTCCTGATGGGCATCTTCGAGATGGGTTGGGAGAAACCATCCCCCATCCAG GAGGAGAGCATTCCCATCGCCCTGTCTGGAAGGGATATTCTGGCTCGAGCTAAGAATGGAACGGGGAAAAGTGGAGCCTATCTCATCCCACTGCTGGAGAGAATAGACCTGAAGAAGGACCACATACAGG CACTTGTCATGGTACCCACCCGTGAGCTGGCACTGCAGGTGAGCCAGATCTCCATTCAGATCAGCAAACACCTGGGAGGAGTCAAAATCATGGCCACCACCGGGGGCACCAACCTGCGAGATGACATCATGCGCCTGGATGAGACCG TGCATGTGGTCATCGCCACGCCGGGTCGGATCCTGGACTTGATAAAGAAGGGAGTGGCAAAGGTGGATAAAGTccagatgatggtgatggatgAG GCGGATAAGCTGCTGTCTCAGGACTTTGTGGTGCTCATCGAGGATATCATCAGCTTCCTGGCCAAGAACAGGCAGATCCTGCTCTACTCTGCAACCTTCCCCATCAGCGTGCAGAAGTTCATG GCCAAGCACCTTCAGAAACCCTACGAGATAAACCTGATGGAGGAACTCACTCTGAAGGGCATTACTCAGTACTACGCCTACgtcacagagaggcagaaagtcCACTGCCTCAACACACTGTTCTCCAGG CTTCAGATCAACCAGTCAATCATCTTCTGTAACTCCACTCAGAGGGTGGAGCTTTTGGCTAAGAAGATCACTCAGCTGGGCTACTCCTGCTTCTACATCCATGCCAAGATGATGCAG GAATATAGGAACCGTGTGTTCCACGACTTCAGAAACGGACTGTGCAGAAACCTGGTCTGCACAG ATCTCTTCACCAGAGGTATTGACATCCAGGCTGTCAACGTAGTCATCAACTTTGACTTCCCTAAGAATGCTGAGACGTACCTCCATCGTATTGGAAGATCAG GGAGGTTCGGTCACTTGGGCTTGGCCATCAACCTGATCACATCAGAGGACCGCTTCAACCTGAAGGCCATCGAAGACCAGCTGGTGACCGACATCAAGCCCATTCCCAGCAGCATCGACAAGAGCCTCTACGTGGCCGAGTTCCACTCGTCCGGCGGCGACTGTGATGTGGAGGAGATCGAGGAGAAGCCGGGACGCCAGCAGGACAGCACCTAA
- the LOC139215194 gene encoding trypsin-2-like has translation MLLLSFLVLVGTNAALGFDDKIVGGYECRPHSVPWQVSLNNGWHFCGGTLINDRWVVSAAHCYKDEDIELRLGEHHIGYKDGPEQFIAPAVVIRHPEYDRYTINNDIMLIKLAEPAKLDEYVQPVALPSSCAPAGTQCLVSGWGATKSPFGCLKCLNCLELPILSQQDCERSYPNRITSSMFCAGFLKGGKDSCQGDSGGPLVCNGELQGVVSWGWGCAEENRPGVYAKVCQFTDWIRSTMASH, from the exons ATGCTGCTCCTCAGTTTTCTTGTGTTGGTGGGCACCAATG CTGCCCTCGGCTTTGATGATAAGATCGTTGGCGGCTACGAGTGCAGGCCTCACTCCGTCCCCTGGCAGGTGTCGCTCAACAACGGCTGGCACTTCTGCGGAGGAACCCTGATCAATGACCGCTGGGTTGTCAGCGCTGCACACTGCTACAA GGATGAGGACATCGAGCTGCGTCTGGGCGAGCACCACATCGGCTACAAGGACGGCCCCGAGCAGTTCATCGCCCCTGCTGTCGTCATCCGCCACCCAGAGTACGACCGCTACACCATCAACAATGACATCATGCTGATCAAACTTGCCGAGCCAGCAAAGCTTGATGAGTACGTCCAGCCCGTCGCCCTGCCCAGCAGCTGCGCTCCTGCAGGCACCCAGTGTCTGGTGTCTGGGTGGGGAGCCACCAAGAGCCCCT TCGGGTGTCTGAAATGCCTGAACTGCCTGGAGCTGCCCATCCTGTCCCAGCAGGACTGTGAGCGCTCCTACCCCAACAGGATCACCTCCTCCATGTTCTGCGCCGGCTTCCTCAAGGGAGGAAAGGACTCCTGCCAG GGAGACTCTGGTGGCCCTCTGGTGTGTAACGGGGAGCTGCAGGGTGTCGTGTCCTGGGGATGGGGCTGTGCTGAAGAAAACCGTCCAGGGGTTTACGCCAAG GTGTGCCAGTTTACCGACTGGATCCGCTCCACTATGGCCTCTCACTGA